One Echinicola strongylocentroti DNA window includes the following coding sequences:
- a CDS encoding PorP/SprF family type IX secretion system membrane protein has protein sequence MKKISKYIDQPGHSSMLINNQFAKMNKIALLILLLMLVGSLTVLGQSRKYISQFSFFQSYYNPGLTGYEGSTLRGFVRNQWSGYEGAPKTMFFSGELDFAEMKGSEDPALMGKNAVGLNLLFDQYGAFKETGLVVSYASRVRLTAKHNLRLGAGVSYTNVRLDGTAMTVEQQADDVLSNYIGGFSDMSIVDFNLGLALTHANYYLSYAIHQVNGGRISSGDDFMEGRPVNYIVQAGYREALSSSLAISTNFFYRSQQDLPDNVEFNVKALFMDRFWIGGGHRIDYANNLQAGLVFDKFKMGYVYEFPTNGSYLMSGTTQEFMVVFNLFRKNERRQPDEVLIW, from the coding sequence ATGAAAAAAATCAGCAAATATATCGACCAGCCAGGACACAGCAGTATGCTAATCAATAACCAGTTTGCCAAAATGAACAAAATAGCCTTATTAATATTGCTTTTAATGTTGGTCGGGTCATTGACTGTACTGGGCCAATCCAGAAAGTACATCAGCCAGTTCAGCTTTTTCCAGAGTTATTATAATCCCGGCTTGACAGGTTATGAGGGAAGCACCCTTCGTGGGTTTGTAAGGAATCAATGGAGTGGATATGAAGGGGCTCCCAAGACCATGTTCTTCAGTGGGGAATTGGATTTTGCTGAGATGAAGGGAAGTGAGGATCCCGCGCTAATGGGGAAAAATGCAGTAGGGCTGAACCTGTTGTTTGATCAATACGGGGCATTTAAGGAGACTGGACTAGTGGTGTCCTATGCCAGTCGGGTGAGATTGACGGCCAAGCATAACCTTCGGCTTGGAGCGGGGGTAAGTTATACCAATGTCAGGTTGGACGGTACGGCCATGACTGTTGAGCAGCAGGCCGATGACGTGCTCAGTAACTATATTGGTGGTTTTTCTGATATGAGTATTGTTGATTTTAACTTAGGATTGGCCTTGACCCATGCCAACTATTACCTTTCCTATGCCATACACCAGGTAAATGGGGGGCGGATTTCCAGTGGAGATGATTTCATGGAAGGTCGGCCTGTTAACTATATCGTACAGGCAGGATACCGGGAAGCGCTGAGTAGTAGCTTGGCGATTAGTACCAATTTCTTTTATAGGTCGCAGCAGGATTTGCCCGATAATGTAGAGTTTAATGTTAAGGCCTTATTTATGGACAGGTTCTGGATAGGCGGCGGACACCGGATAGACTATGCCAATAATCTCCAGGCAGGACTGGTCTTTGATAAATTTAAAATGGGGTATGTGTATGAATTTCCCACCAATGGGAGTTACCTTATGTCAGGCACTACCCAAGAGTTTATGGTGGTCTTTAACCTATTCAGGAAAAATGAACGAAGGCAGCCCGATGAGGTGCTGATATGGTAA
- a CDS encoding helix-turn-helix transcriptional regulator, which translates to MNSYIEKYRGIHPGIVLERELKRRAIKKHPFALSIHEYPQTLNAITKGRRSLNTALALKIEDKLGLEGGTLAVFQTYFNIQKEKNKLPTNKPNMSMLRKSLFWDTDIQKID; encoded by the coding sequence ATGAATTCTTACATTGAAAAATACAGAGGCATACATCCGGGTATTGTATTGGAACGGGAACTGAAAAGACGTGCTATAAAAAAACATCCCTTTGCCCTGTCCATTCATGAATATCCGCAGACCCTCAACGCCATCACCAAAGGCAGGAGAAGCCTTAACACTGCCTTGGCTCTGAAAATCGAGGACAAGCTGGGGCTGGAAGGAGGTACCCTGGCGGTGTTCCAAACGTATTTTAATATCCAAAAAGAGAAAAACAAATTGCCCACAAATAAGCCCAATATGTCCATGCTACGGAAGTCGCTTTTCTGGGATACAGATATCCAAAAAATAGATTGA
- a CDS encoding dihydrofolate reductase family protein translates to MRKLSLFIATSLDGFIAGPGDDLSFLASVEKEGEDYGYAEFTATVDTVIIGRKTYDYVLGTMGPGHYDNGERDVYVITRRAMSNQGKVIFHSDGPSVLVKKLKSGEGKGIYCDGGAEIIDALLKDDLVDEMTISVVPVLLGEGIRLFKEGRPEQMLELVTAKTFDTGLVQLVYKRKKP, encoded by the coding sequence ATGAGAAAATTGTCATTGTTTATTGCCACCAGCTTGGATGGGTTTATTGCAGGACCAGGTGACGACCTTAGTTTCTTGGCTTCAGTAGAAAAAGAAGGGGAAGATTATGGCTATGCCGAATTCACGGCAACGGTAGATACGGTCATCATCGGAAGAAAGACCTATGATTATGTCCTGGGGACCATGGGTCCTGGCCACTATGACAATGGGGAGAGGGATGTTTATGTCATCACCAGGAGAGCCATGTCAAATCAAGGCAAAGTGATATTCCATTCGGATGGGCCTAGCGTGTTGGTGAAAAAGTTGAAAAGCGGGGAAGGAAAGGGCATCTATTGTGACGGTGGTGCAGAAATCATTGATGCGTTGTTGAAAGATGATCTCGTAGACGAAATGACCATTTCGGTGGTACCGGTATTGCTCGGAGAAGGAATAAGGCTGTTTAAGGAGGGCAGGCCCGAACAAATGCTCGAACTGGTCACTGCCAAAACATTTGATACGGGCCTGGTCCAGTTGGTGTACAAACGGAAGAAACCCTAA
- the tnpB gene encoding IS66 family insertion sequence element accessory protein TnpB (TnpB, as the term is used for proteins encoded by IS66 family insertion elements, is considered an accessory protein, since TnpC, encoded by a neighboring gene, is a DDE family transposase.) gives MFSLGSQHQYFLYRSPVDMRKGFNGLYGMVINELDRDPVSGEVFVFVNRHRNLIKLLHWEKGGFVVYYKRLEKGTFLLPEDRGDGVLEWPELVLMVEGIQVDGYRQRPRYIPG, from the coding sequence ATGTTTTCTCTGGGCTCCCAGCACCAATATTTCCTGTACCGTTCCCCGGTTGACATGCGCAAAGGGTTCAACGGGCTTTACGGGATGGTCATCAATGAACTGGACCGGGACCCTGTTTCCGGGGAAGTGTTCGTCTTTGTCAACCGCCACCGCAACCTGATCAAACTCCTGCACTGGGAGAAGGGCGGTTTCGTTGTCTATTACAAACGATTGGAAAAAGGCACCTTCCTGCTCCCGGAGGACAGAGGTGACGGCGTGCTGGAATGGCCCGAACTGGTGCTGATGGTCGAGGGCATCCAGGTGGACGGCTACCGGCAGCGTCCCCGGTATATCCCCGGTTGA
- the tnpC gene encoding IS66 family transposase yields the protein MSKPLDQLTKAELLALLQKSEQQVADRERVIAEKERILAEKEAYEKQLLALIEKFKRMAFAQKRERFEGNKDQLNLLFEPTQEQEQQQQEGFSRKVEYIRKKRPAHTGRQPLPDHLPVEEIEIHPEGDLSGMECIGKEVTEELDYIPAQYIRRRYIRYKYAPKDRYSSAGVKIGLLPERAIPKGIPGYGLLTDILTRKYLEHMPLYRQAQRFKREKIPIAPTTLEGWVKQGLEKLEPLYDCLVADTKAMGYLMVDESTIRVLDSDKKGACHTGYYWVYHNPLENTVLFDYQPTRSKGGPSAILENFQGYLQSDGYAVYEHYAANKEITHLACWAHARRKYFETLVENKKLASEALGFIGKLYDVEKKAKKLNLSAEDRKKLRLDEALPVINKMSEWIKKQLPKALPKSGLRKALFYSANRWAELSNYLYDGELEIDNNLVEREIRSMVVGRKNYLFAGSHKAAQRTAMIYSFFGICKLHDVNPQQCLEHALRNIMTINHKNIRDLYPQNFNFTTRV from the coding sequence ATGTCAAAGCCACTCGACCAGTTGACCAAAGCCGAACTGCTTGCCCTGCTGCAAAAGTCAGAGCAACAGGTGGCCGACCGTGAGCGGGTGATAGCCGAGAAGGAACGTATCCTGGCCGAGAAAGAAGCTTATGAGAAGCAGTTGTTGGCCCTGATCGAGAAGTTCAAGCGCATGGCCTTTGCCCAGAAGCGGGAACGCTTCGAGGGGAACAAGGACCAGCTGAACCTGCTCTTTGAACCTACCCAAGAACAAGAACAGCAACAACAGGAAGGGTTTTCCCGCAAAGTAGAATACATCCGTAAGAAACGCCCCGCCCATACGGGCAGACAGCCCTTGCCTGACCACCTTCCCGTAGAAGAGATCGAGATCCATCCGGAAGGGGACCTTTCCGGAATGGAGTGCATCGGCAAGGAAGTGACCGAAGAACTCGACTATATCCCTGCCCAATATATCCGCAGAAGGTACATCCGTTACAAGTATGCACCAAAGGACAGGTACAGCAGTGCCGGGGTAAAGATCGGCCTGTTGCCGGAAAGGGCCATCCCAAAGGGCATCCCGGGTTATGGGCTGCTCACCGACATCCTTACAAGGAAATACCTGGAACATATGCCGCTGTACCGGCAGGCACAGCGGTTCAAACGGGAAAAGATCCCCATAGCGCCCACCACACTTGAGGGATGGGTGAAACAGGGCCTGGAAAAACTAGAGCCCCTGTACGACTGCCTGGTGGCCGACACCAAGGCCATGGGCTATCTTATGGTGGACGAAAGTACCATCCGGGTATTGGACAGCGACAAGAAGGGCGCCTGCCACACGGGCTACTATTGGGTATACCATAACCCATTGGAAAACACCGTACTCTTTGATTACCAGCCTACCCGGAGCAAGGGAGGCCCCAGTGCCATACTGGAAAACTTTCAGGGCTACCTGCAGAGTGATGGCTATGCGGTGTACGAACACTATGCGGCCAATAAGGAGATCACCCACCTGGCCTGCTGGGCGCATGCGCGAAGAAAATACTTTGAAACCCTGGTGGAGAACAAGAAGCTGGCTTCCGAAGCCCTGGGCTTTATCGGCAAGCTCTACGATGTGGAAAAAAAGGCCAAGAAACTGAACCTCTCTGCCGAAGACCGTAAAAAGCTCCGTTTGGACGAGGCCTTGCCGGTGATCAACAAAATGTCCGAGTGGATCAAGAAGCAGCTTCCCAAGGCCCTGCCCAAAAGTGGGCTGAGAAAAGCCCTGTTCTACTCGGCCAATAGATGGGCCGAACTGTCCAATTACCTGTATGACGGGGAACTGGAAATCGACAACAACCTGGTGGAACGGGAAATCAGGTCCATGGTGGTCGGCCGGAAGAACTACCTGTTTGCCGGTTCCCATAAAGCGGCCCAAAGGACGGCCATGATCTATTCCTTCTTTGGGATATGCAAGCTACATGACGTGAATCCCCAGCAGTGCCTCGAACATGCACTGAGAAATATCATGACCATCAACCATAAAAACATCAGGGATCTATACCCGCAAAACTTCAACTTCACAACACGGGTTTAA
- a CDS encoding ATP-binding protein, whose product MEVLVTKYRELIGSIKTRFVRGLAEHINWKAQAVCIEGARGTGKSTLMLQHIKSNLPLDKTLYLSVDDLYFKQHTLIDVAEQFYHHGGRHLFLDEVHKYADWQREVKNLYDFKPQLQLVVSGSSILALQRSEADLSRRMLRYHLPELSLREFIALKERLVLPSFTLTDVLEHHTQIVDELKSKLESPLKSFRDYLTMGAYPFFLEGGKQDYLMRLNQLINVIIDYDLPEARSLESSTQAKLKKLLYIISTAVPFTPNIARLADQVGTSRSRLLEMLDLLEKAQLIHNLRSAAFGVSLMNKPEKVLLHNTSLIMALAEGQPNAGNLRETFFYTQLSGAGHRVTYPKAGDFLIDGSYTFEIGGKGKSEKQIAGIQNAFLALDDLEYGTAKKIPLWLFGFLY is encoded by the coding sequence ATGGAAGTATTAGTTACTAAATATAGGGAGCTTATAGGGAGCATAAAAACGAGGTTTGTACGAGGACTCGCTGAACACATTAACTGGAAGGCACAGGCAGTGTGCATAGAAGGGGCACGCGGGACGGGCAAATCTACGCTGATGTTGCAGCATATTAAGTCAAACTTACCGTTGGATAAAACGCTTTATCTATCCGTAGACGATTTGTATTTCAAGCAGCATACGCTGATCGATGTTGCCGAACAATTTTATCATCATGGCGGCAGGCATTTGTTTTTGGATGAGGTACATAAGTATGCAGACTGGCAAAGAGAAGTGAAGAACCTGTATGATTTCAAGCCACAGCTTCAGTTGGTGGTCTCCGGGTCGTCTATTTTAGCTTTGCAGCGTTCAGAAGCCGATTTAAGCCGAAGGATGTTACGCTATCACCTGCCAGAATTATCGCTGCGCGAATTTATCGCACTGAAAGAGCGATTGGTATTGCCGTCATTTACATTGACGGATGTTCTTGAACATCATACGCAGATCGTAGATGAATTGAAAAGTAAGCTGGAATCGCCGTTGAAATCATTTAGGGACTATTTGACAATGGGGGCTTATCCCTTTTTCTTGGAAGGTGGTAAGCAAGATTATCTTATGCGCTTGAATCAGCTGATCAATGTAATTATTGACTACGACTTGCCTGAGGCCCGTTCCCTAGAATCGAGCACACAAGCCAAATTGAAGAAGTTGCTGTATATCATTTCCACAGCTGTGCCATTTACCCCTAATATTGCACGACTTGCCGATCAGGTAGGCACCTCCCGCAGCAGGCTGTTGGAAATGCTTGATCTACTGGAAAAGGCACAATTGATTCATAACCTACGCAGCGCGGCATTTGGCGTGAGTCTAATGAATAAGCCTGAAAAGGTGCTCTTGCACAATACAAGCCTCATAATGGCACTGGCTGAAGGTCAACCCAACGCTGGCAATCTGCGGGAAACTTTCTTTTATACGCAATTGTCGGGGGCAGGTCACCGCGTCACCTATCCAAAAGCCGGGGACTTCCTGATAGATGGCAGCTATACGTTTGAAATAGGTGGTAAAGGGAAAAGTGAGAAACAGATTGCTGGTATACAGAACGCCTTTCTCGCACTCGATGACCTGGAATACGGTACTGCAAAGAAGATTCCACTCTGGCTCTTTGGATTTTTGTATTGA
- the tnpA gene encoding IS66 family insertion sequence element accessory protein TnpA — MNLQAEMASLVEEFKTTGLTQKSFSEQKGIGFHKFNYWYRKLRDEQPAGTTGFLPVRTQGSSVPAEAMEVVYPNGVKLRVPARDLSLLSGLIRLY, encoded by the coding sequence ATGAATCTACAAGCAGAAATGGCCTCTCTGGTCGAAGAGTTTAAAACCACCGGTCTAACACAAAAATCCTTCAGTGAGCAAAAAGGGATCGGCTTCCATAAATTCAATTATTGGTACCGAAAACTGAGGGATGAACAGCCAGCGGGAACCACCGGCTTTCTACCGGTCCGTACACAGGGCAGCAGTGTTCCTGCAGAGGCGATGGAAGTGGTCTACCCGAACGGGGTAAAGCTGCGTGTGCCGGCCAGGGACCTATCGCTGTTGTCGGGCCTGATCAGACTGTACTGA